The following coding sequences lie in one Polynucleobacter asymbioticus genomic window:
- the soxB gene encoding thiosulfohydrolase SoxB, whose protein sequence is MSLNRREFLQALAIASAGGMSLQSNFASAQTTAQKFYDLPKFGNVHFLHFTDCHAQLLPIYFREPNVNLGIGAQEGKTPHLVGEYFLKANGIKAGTRDAHAFTYLDYVAAAQNYGKMGGFAHMATLIKQIKASRPGALLLDGGDTWQGSGTALWTNGQDMVDAALLLGVDVMTPHWEMTLGEKRVMEIVNGDFKGKVSFVAQNIKTADFGDSVFNPYVMKVQNGIQVAIIGQAFPYTPIANPRYFTPDWTFGIQEENLQKTINEVKSKGAKVVVLLSHNGMDVDLKMASRVTGLDAIMGGHTHDGVPIPVKVKNSGGVTLVTNAGSNSKFLGVLDFDVKGGKPVDFRYKLFPIFSNMIPADPAMNKLIAKVRAPYETKLNEKLSTTDGLLYRRGNFNGSFDQLILDGLMAQKNAEIAFSPGFRWGTSLLPGQAITRENLLDQTAITYPYTTVTNMTGETIKTILEDVADNLFNPDPYYQQGGDMVRVGGMQYTIDPAASAGKRISDMRLNGKDIDPSKTYKVAGWAPVSEEAKNVGGEPIWDVIERHLRDVKVVKAVKLNEPIIKGVKNNPGMVSL, encoded by the coding sequence ATGTCTTTAAATCGCCGTGAATTTTTGCAAGCATTAGCTATTGCCTCCGCGGGTGGCATGAGTTTGCAATCCAACTTTGCTAGCGCACAAACTACAGCGCAAAAGTTTTATGACTTGCCGAAATTTGGTAATGTGCACTTCCTGCATTTCACAGATTGTCATGCGCAACTTTTGCCAATCTATTTCCGCGAACCAAATGTGAACCTAGGTATTGGTGCTCAAGAGGGTAAAACGCCACACTTAGTGGGTGAATATTTTTTAAAGGCCAATGGCATTAAAGCGGGTACACGTGATGCCCATGCATTTACCTACTTAGATTATGTGGCTGCAGCACAAAATTACGGCAAGATGGGTGGCTTTGCCCATATGGCAACTTTAATAAAACAAATTAAAGCCAGTCGGCCAGGCGCATTGCTATTGGACGGTGGTGATACATGGCAAGGATCCGGTACTGCGCTTTGGACAAATGGCCAGGATATGGTTGATGCGGCACTTCTCTTGGGTGTTGATGTCATGACGCCACACTGGGAGATGACGCTCGGTGAGAAGCGTGTCATGGAAATCGTCAATGGCGATTTCAAGGGCAAGGTTTCTTTTGTTGCTCAAAATATCAAGACAGCTGACTTTGGGGATTCTGTATTTAACCCCTATGTTATGAAAGTGCAGAACGGTATTCAAGTGGCCATTATTGGTCAAGCGTTCCCGTATACGCCGATTGCTAATCCACGTTACTTCACACCCGATTGGACATTTGGTATTCAAGAAGAAAATCTCCAGAAGACCATTAACGAAGTGAAGTCTAAGGGTGCAAAAGTAGTGGTATTGCTATCCCATAACGGTATGGATGTCGACTTGAAAATGGCTTCTCGTGTTACTGGTTTGGATGCCATTATGGGTGGGCATACGCATGATGGCGTACCCATTCCCGTTAAGGTTAAAAATTCAGGGGGCGTAACTTTAGTCACCAATGCAGGCTCCAATAGTAAATTCTTAGGCGTACTCGATTTTGATGTCAAGGGTGGCAAGCCGGTTGATTTCCGTTACAAGCTCTTCCCAATTTTCTCGAATATGATTCCCGCCGATCCTGCCATGAATAAGCTGATCGCAAAAGTACGGGCTCCGTATGAAACAAAGTTGAATGAAAAGTTGTCCACTACGGACGGGCTCTTATATCGCCGAGGAAACTTCAACGGCAGCTTCGATCAGTTAATTCTCGATGGTCTGATGGCCCAAAAGAATGCAGAGATTGCGTTCTCTCCCGGTTTCCGCTGGGGTACCAGTCTGCTTCCAGGTCAAGCCATCACTCGTGAGAACTTGTTGGATCAAACTGCCATCACCTATCCTTACACCACTGTAACGAATATGACCGGTGAAACCATCAAGACAATTCTTGAAGATGTGGCTGACAACCTATTTAATCCCGATCCGTATTATCAGCAGGGTGGTGATATGGTGCGTGTGGGTGGCATGCAATACACCATTGATCCAGCCGCATCCGCAGGCAAACGTATCAGCGATATGCGCCTCAACGGTAAGGATATCGATCCAAGCAAGACGTATAAAGTGGCTGGCTGGGCGCCGGTTAGCGAAGAGGCAAAGAATGTTGGCGGCGAACCAATTTGGGATGTCATCGAGCGCCATTTACGCGATGTGAAGGTGGTTAAGGCTGTGAAGCTGAATGAGCCAATCATCAAAGGCGTAAAGAATAATCCTGGGATGGTTTCACTGTAA
- a CDS encoding ABC transporter ATP-binding protein, whose amino-acid sequence MLKVKISQITPSPLQISLECASGQLHALVGPSGSGKTTVLRSIAGLNKTVSGKIECNGEVWLETDSVGNRVGQLSPAERSCGFLFQQYALFPHLSTLDNVVIPLQNSGLSKSQRKSISMELLDRMGIANLSGRMPHQLSGGQQQRVALARALARQPKVLLLDEPFSAIDAPTRQGLYKTLAELRMDLNIPMLLVTHDLREADLLADRITVIDQGISLQTAAPQVLFQKPRNSRVAELVGISNMFHGMFDSGNLSWDGCEKIFNVADKGKIPPKASVAWVIPQSGLSVHNNPNSGTVPAAVEKISSLGQIAVIQLRIQDSEKTVEWEASSAEVKRLGMQVGSLMHLELDGNQIHIMPLRPINDPRRFIEN is encoded by the coding sequence ATGTTAAAGGTCAAAATTAGCCAAATCACCCCTAGCCCACTGCAGATTAGTTTGGAATGCGCATCAGGCCAACTACATGCTTTAGTTGGCCCTTCTGGAAGCGGCAAAACTACAGTCCTTAGATCCATTGCCGGCCTCAATAAAACAGTCAGTGGAAAAATTGAATGTAATGGTGAGGTCTGGCTGGAGACTGATAGCGTTGGCAACAGAGTCGGTCAGCTATCGCCTGCAGAACGCTCATGTGGCTTCTTATTTCAGCAATACGCACTTTTTCCACATCTTAGCACCCTAGATAATGTTGTAATTCCTTTGCAAAATTCCGGCCTTAGCAAATCACAACGCAAGAGCATCAGCATGGAATTGCTAGATCGTATGGGTATAGCCAATCTCTCAGGGCGCATGCCTCATCAACTCTCCGGCGGACAGCAGCAACGTGTTGCGCTAGCGAGAGCTTTGGCTAGACAACCTAAAGTTTTGCTGCTGGATGAACCATTTTCTGCAATAGATGCGCCAACACGTCAGGGTCTGTACAAAACTTTGGCAGAGTTACGTATGGATCTCAATATTCCTATGCTGTTGGTGACGCATGATTTGCGTGAGGCTGATTTGTTAGCGGACCGCATTACCGTCATTGATCAAGGAATAAGCTTACAGACTGCGGCACCGCAAGTGCTTTTTCAAAAGCCACGAAATTCTCGTGTTGCCGAATTGGTTGGCATCAGCAATATGTTCCATGGCATGTTCGACTCTGGCAACTTAAGCTGGGATGGATGCGAAAAGATCTTTAACGTTGCCGATAAGGGGAAGATTCCACCAAAGGCAAGTGTGGCTTGGGTTATCCCTCAAAGTGGCTTAAGTGTTCATAACAACCCGAATAGCGGAACCGTACCCGCTGCGGTTGAAAAGATCAGTAGCCTGGGTCAAATAGCAGTCATCCAGCTGAGAATTCAAGACAGTGAAAAAACTGTTGAATGGGAGGCTTCATCGGCTGAAGTCAAGCGCTTGGGAATGCAGGTCGGGTCTTTAATGCACCTTGAGCTGGACGGAAATCAGATCCACATCATGCCCTTACGACCTATCAATGATCCACGGCGTTTTATAGAAAATTAA
- a CDS encoding c-type cytochrome yields MFKLDKFSIGLGFAALIAITAQQALAQSGSAKFPGIGRTATPAEVAAWDIDVRPDFKGLPKGSGSVEKGQVIWEAKCASCHGTFGESNEIFTPIAGGTTKDDVKTGRVASLNDMKQPQRTTLMKVPTVSTLWDYIYRAMPWNAPRSLTPDDTYALVAFILSLGEIVPDDFVLSDKNIAEVKMPNRNGMTTKHGFWNVSGKPDVNGNACMHNCVPFVQIGSTLPDFARNAHENIAEQNRMYGPYRGADTTKPPIKELPGASGAGLAHAADTHSSAAKGPATLFKNENCSACHAPNAKLVGPSIADVAKKYDGQSGALEKLMAKVKSGGAGVWGSIPMPPQAQLSDEDRKALVVWMLSGGK; encoded by the coding sequence ATGTTCAAGTTGGATAAATTTAGTATTGGCCTAGGCTTTGCGGCGCTCATCGCAATTACTGCGCAACAAGCGTTAGCGCAGTCTGGTTCAGCCAAATTCCCCGGCATTGGTAGAACAGCTACTCCTGCAGAAGTCGCTGCCTGGGATATTGATGTTCGTCCTGACTTCAAAGGTTTACCAAAAGGATCGGGCTCTGTAGAAAAGGGTCAGGTTATTTGGGAGGCCAAGTGCGCAAGTTGCCATGGCACCTTTGGTGAGTCCAATGAAATCTTTACGCCGATTGCTGGCGGCACTACGAAGGATGATGTGAAGACAGGTCGTGTTGCTTCATTAAACGATATGAAGCAACCGCAACGAACAACCTTAATGAAGGTTCCAACTGTTTCAACTTTATGGGATTACATTTATCGTGCGATGCCATGGAATGCGCCTAGATCATTAACGCCGGATGATACTTATGCATTGGTGGCATTTATTCTGAGTTTGGGTGAGATCGTGCCCGATGATTTTGTGCTGAGCGATAAAAATATTGCGGAAGTCAAAATGCCAAACCGAAACGGTATGACGACTAAGCATGGTTTTTGGAATGTAAGTGGCAAGCCCGATGTGAACGGTAATGCCTGTATGCATAACTGTGTGCCATTTGTCCAAATCGGCTCCACATTGCCGGATTTTGCTAGAAATGCACATGAGAATATTGCTGAGCAAAACCGTATGTACGGCCCATATCGTGGCGCAGATACTACTAAGCCTCCTATTAAGGAGTTACCAGGTGCATCAGGGGCTGGTTTAGCGCATGCTGCAGATACCCATTCTTCTGCAGCAAAAGGGCCGGCAACGCTCTTTAAGAATGAGAACTGCTCAGCCTGTCATGCTCCCAATGCCAAGTTAGTCGGGCCATCCATTGCTGATGTTGCTAAGAAGTATGATGGCCAGAGTGGGGCTCTGGAGAAGTTGATGGCCAAGGTTAAATCAGGTGGCGCGGGCGTTTGGGGCTCCATTCCAATGCCGCCCCAGGCCCAGCTTTCTGATGAAGACCGCAAGGCTTTGGTGGTCTGGATGCTTTCTGGTGGTAAATAA
- the soxZ gene encoding thiosulfate oxidation carrier complex protein SoxZ, producing MGDPMRVRAAENGGTVDVKILMKHDMESGQRKDAAGKTIPQWFISTITVTANGKKVFAGEFGPAVSKDPFLNFKYKGAKGDKIVVTWNDNKGDKRTDEATAS from the coding sequence ATGGGTGATCCAATGCGCGTAAGAGCTGCCGAAAACGGCGGTACTGTAGATGTAAAAATTTTGATGAAACACGATATGGAATCTGGTCAGCGTAAAGATGCTGCTGGTAAAACTATTCCTCAGTGGTTTATCAGCACTATTACTGTTACAGCCAATGGTAAAAAAGTATTTGCCGGTGAATTTGGCCCAGCAGTATCTAAGGATCCATTTTTGAACTTTAAATACAAGGGTGCTAAGGGCGACAAAATTGTTGTTACTTGGAATGACAATAAAGGCGACAAACGCACTGACGAAGCAACTGCTTCTTAA
- the soxX gene encoding sulfur oxidation c-type cytochrome SoxX: protein MKITHLKQLLAISGLILAAGLVQTPAVAQQKNDPKFNKMIQDSFRAEGIAGLNRIDQDATQKFCSDPQFASSKQGQAMAARIQKINMDSIQQPSDGKYIGDWKNGERIAQSGRGATWSDKADTPIGGGCYNCHQIDAKEISYGNIGPSLTGYGKMRGYSPEVITYTWNRINNSKAYNACSNMPRFAHFKLLNEKQIQDVMALLLDPESPVNK, encoded by the coding sequence ATGAAAATTACACACTTAAAACAGCTCTTAGCTATTTCTGGATTGATTCTTGCTGCTGGCCTAGTGCAGACTCCTGCAGTAGCGCAGCAAAAAAATGATCCAAAATTCAATAAGATGATTCAAGACAGTTTCCGCGCAGAAGGTATTGCCGGCCTGAATCGTATTGATCAAGATGCGACGCAGAAGTTCTGCTCAGACCCACAGTTTGCAAGCAGTAAGCAGGGTCAGGCAATGGCTGCAAGAATCCAAAAGATCAATATGGATTCTATTCAGCAGCCATCTGATGGCAAGTACATCGGCGACTGGAAGAATGGCGAGAGAATTGCCCAAAGCGGTCGCGGTGCAACCTGGTCTGATAAAGCCGATACCCCGATCGGTGGTGGTTGCTACAACTGTCATCAAATTGATGCAAAAGAAATCTCATATGGAAACATTGGCCCATCTTTGACTGGTTACGGAAAAATGCGTGGCTACTCTCCAGAGGTAATTACCTATACCTGGAACCGTATTAACAACTCCAAGGCCTATAACGCATGCAGCAATATGCCTCGCTTTGCCCACTTCAAGTTATTAAATGAGAAGCAAATTCAGGACGTCATGGCTTTATTGCTTGACCCAGAATCCCCTGTGAATAAATAA
- the modB gene encoding molybdate ABC transporter permease subunit encodes MDIDAILLSLKLAFWTMALMLPFGVWVAHKLVTLNRSRPWIEAALALPLVLPPTVLGYYFLVSFGNTSIFGIPLVFSFTGILFASLIVNIPFAVQPILRAFEAINPEIREAAQVSGLSKWQIFRLIELPLSWRGITGAAALTFAHTLGEFGVVLMVGGAIPGETKTASIAIYDKVQSFDTTGAGAIALVLLGTSLVCIALSYGIFGGNSNRRRGLN; translated from the coding sequence ATGGATATTGATGCAATTCTGCTGTCCTTAAAACTCGCTTTTTGGACTATGGCGCTGATGCTGCCATTTGGCGTGTGGGTTGCCCATAAACTCGTAACCCTTAATAGGAGCCGCCCCTGGATTGAGGCAGCCCTAGCCCTTCCCTTGGTGCTTCCCCCTACAGTATTGGGCTATTACTTTCTAGTTTCATTTGGCAACACCAGTATTTTCGGCATCCCTCTAGTCTTTTCATTCACGGGCATTCTGTTTGCATCATTAATAGTTAATATCCCCTTCGCTGTTCAGCCCATCTTGAGGGCATTTGAGGCTATCAACCCTGAAATTAGAGAAGCTGCTCAAGTGAGTGGCCTCAGTAAATGGCAAATCTTTCGCTTGATTGAGCTACCGCTGTCCTGGCGTGGCATTACGGGTGCTGCCGCCCTCACCTTCGCTCACACCCTTGGTGAATTCGGAGTGGTTCTCATGGTTGGCGGAGCTATACCTGGAGAGACAAAAACAGCGTCCATTGCAATTTATGACAAGGTTCAGAGCTTTGATACCACCGGTGCAGGCGCTATAGCGCTGGTACTCTTAGGGACATCACTTGTATGCATCGCGCTGTCTTACGGGATATTTGGTGGTAACTCCAATCGGCGCAGAGGGTTGAATTGA
- the soxC gene encoding sulfite dehydrogenase yields MEKPANRARLVKAPEHFISQELIADINANGLDENRRGFLRKGFMSALGGAAAGLTAPLAMAAGEGDPAILEKQEWQTTLGKNVATMPYGVPSIYESNLIRRESPGLTRVSAASVAFTPLQGLFGTITPNGLHFERHHQGWYNLNPETHRLMVNGLVKNPRVFTMNDLMRLPSVSRTHFIECGANTGLEWGNVAVPTVQYTHGMLSCCEFTGVPLKVLLEECGADLKKGKFMLAEGGDGSGMTRTINLESCLNDTIVAWAMNGEMLRPENGFPLRLVVPGVQGVSWVKWLRRLEVGDMPWNSKDEAVHYIELMPNGMHRQYASIQECKSVITTPSGGQQLLDKGFYNVSGMAWSGRGKITRVDVSFDGGNNWRTARLETPILTKSITRFNIDWVWDGSPAILQSRAFDDTGYIQPSIKKLRDVRGTRSIYHNNAIQSWKLDSNGEVSNVQVG; encoded by the coding sequence ATCGAAAAGCCAGCTAATCGAGCTCGTCTGGTGAAGGCACCAGAGCACTTTATTTCTCAAGAACTTATTGCCGACATCAATGCCAATGGCTTGGATGAAAACCGTCGTGGTTTCTTGCGTAAGGGCTTTATGTCTGCATTGGGTGGTGCGGCAGCAGGTCTAACTGCCCCCCTAGCGATGGCTGCAGGCGAGGGCGATCCAGCTATTTTAGAAAAACAAGAATGGCAAACAACTCTTGGTAAGAATGTAGCGACCATGCCTTATGGCGTGCCATCTATTTATGAGTCCAATCTGATTCGTCGAGAATCCCCAGGTTTAACTCGTGTGTCTGCCGCTTCGGTTGCTTTCACACCATTGCAGGGTTTATTTGGAACAATTACTCCAAACGGCTTGCACTTTGAGCGCCACCATCAAGGCTGGTACAACCTCAACCCAGAAACCCATCGCCTGATGGTGAATGGCTTAGTGAAGAACCCGCGTGTTTTCACAATGAACGATTTGATGAGATTGCCATCGGTTTCTCGTACGCACTTTATTGAGTGTGGTGCAAACACTGGACTGGAGTGGGGTAACGTTGCCGTTCCAACAGTTCAATATACCCACGGCATGCTTTCTTGCTGTGAGTTCACCGGCGTTCCTTTAAAGGTATTACTTGAAGAGTGCGGTGCTGACCTCAAAAAGGGTAAGTTCATGCTGGCTGAGGGCGGTGATGGCTCAGGCATGACTCGTACCATCAACCTGGAAAGCTGTCTAAACGACACGATTGTTGCTTGGGCAATGAACGGAGAAATGTTACGACCTGAAAACGGCTTCCCATTGCGCCTGGTGGTGCCTGGTGTTCAGGGCGTTAGTTGGGTTAAATGGTTGCGCCGTCTTGAGGTAGGTGATATGCCTTGGAACTCTAAAGACGAAGCAGTTCACTACATTGAACTCATGCCAAACGGAATGCATCGTCAGTACGCATCGATTCAAGAATGCAAATCGGTCATCACAACTCCATCAGGCGGTCAGCAATTGCTGGATAAGGGTTTCTATAACGTCAGCGGAATGGCGTGGTCTGGACGTGGAAAAATTACCCGTGTAGATGTTTCATTTGACGGCGGCAATAATTGGCGAACAGCTCGTTTAGAGACGCCGATTCTCACTAAATCAATTACTCGCTTCAACATTGATTGGGTTTGGGATGGATCGCCTGCGATTCTTCAATCGCGTGCATTCGATGACACTGGCTACATTCAGCCGAGCATTAAAAAGTTACGTGATGTACGTGGTACTCGTTCGATTTATCACAACAATGCAATCCAATCATGGAAATTGGATTCAAACGGCGAGGTGAGCAATGTTCAAGTTGGATAA
- the soxY gene encoding thiosulfate oxidation carrier protein SoxY — MNQQRRSLLKYSAVFGLMASSGLISTAQAQEWNKAAFEGKSLDDVFKILGAGSPDKSSAVTLNAPDIAENGAVVPVGITTTLKAEQMAILVEKNPSALAAQFFIPAGTDAFVTTRIKMGQTSNVYGLVKADGKWLMTVKEVKVTLGGCGG, encoded by the coding sequence ATGAATCAGCAGCGTCGTAGTTTATTGAAGTATTCAGCAGTATTTGGCTTGATGGCTTCTTCAGGCCTTATCTCAACTGCTCAAGCTCAAGAGTGGAATAAAGCCGCTTTTGAAGGCAAGAGCTTGGATGATGTTTTTAAAATTCTAGGTGCCGGCAGTCCTGATAAGTCCTCTGCCGTTACTTTGAATGCTCCTGATATTGCTGAAAATGGTGCAGTAGTTCCTGTCGGAATTACGACTACTCTTAAGGCTGAGCAGATGGCAATCTTGGTTGAAAAGAACCCAAGCGCTTTAGCTGCCCAATTTTTTATTCCGGCTGGCACAGATGCTTTTGTAACAACCCGCATCAAAATGGGTCAAACATCCAACGTATACGGTTTGGTTAAAGCTGATGGTAAGTGGCTCATGACCGTTAAAGAAGTCAAAGTAACGCTTGGTGGTTGCGGCGGTTAA
- the soxA gene encoding sulfur oxidation c-type cytochrome SoxA — MQRKLTIGLATGLVATLLTMTSSVSAQKSATDDIAKYREMIADGNPSELYEAAGEDLWKKPAGPKNATLEQCNLGLGPGVVKGAAAQLPRYFKDTNKVQDLESRLMTCMQVLQGRDPQEMIDAPFQKGPKKDMEAIVAYVVTQSKGDKIKVSTAHPKEKEMYDLGKRAFFFQGGPMDFSCASCHAENGKRIRLQDLPNITEQKGAALGWGYWPAYRVSSGQFWTMQQRLNDCFRQQRFPFPIYGSDVTIALSMYMAKTANGGTVETPGLKR, encoded by the coding sequence ATGCAGCGTAAATTGACCATAGGGTTAGCTACTGGTTTGGTAGCAACTTTATTAACAATGACATCTTCGGTGTCAGCACAAAAGAGTGCTACAGACGATATTGCTAAATATCGAGAGATGATTGCGGACGGTAACCCTTCTGAGCTTTATGAGGCGGCGGGTGAAGATTTATGGAAAAAACCAGCCGGCCCAAAGAATGCAACGCTTGAGCAATGTAATTTGGGATTAGGGCCTGGGGTTGTGAAGGGCGCCGCGGCTCAGTTGCCACGCTACTTCAAAGACACCAATAAGGTTCAAGACCTAGAGTCACGCTTGATGACTTGTATGCAAGTATTGCAAGGTCGCGATCCACAGGAAATGATTGATGCTCCATTCCAAAAAGGCCCTAAGAAGGACATGGAGGCCATAGTTGCTTATGTTGTAACCCAGTCTAAGGGTGACAAGATTAAGGTAAGTACTGCCCATCCAAAAGAAAAAGAGATGTATGACCTGGGTAAGCGCGCCTTCTTCTTTCAAGGTGGTCCGATGGACTTCTCCTGCGCATCTTGCCACGCAGAAAACGGCAAACGGATTCGCTTGCAAGACTTACCAAACATCACAGAACAAAAAGGCGCTGCTTTAGGTTGGGGCTATTGGCCAGCCTACCGCGTATCAAGCGGCCAATTTTGGACTATGCAACAACGTTTGAATGATTGTTTCCGTCAGCAACGTTTCCCATTCCCTATTTACGGCTCGGATGTGACTATTGCCTTATCTATGTACATGGCAAAAACTGCAAATGGTGGAACCGTTGAAACACCTGGTTTAAAGCGTTAA
- a CDS encoding ArsR/SmtB family transcription factor — translation MNSKAKVSKATKDLSPKDMEKVFTRVADYFNVLSEPSRLRIMYTVCSGEKSVSEVVELCGSSQANVSRHLTALHKAGILLRRKEGTTVFYSIADNATVEMCQTVCAKIAESLH, via the coding sequence ATGAATAGCAAAGCTAAAGTCAGCAAAGCAACTAAAGATCTTTCTCCCAAAGACATGGAGAAGGTCTTCACGCGCGTTGCTGATTATTTCAATGTACTTTCAGAGCCATCGCGTTTGCGCATCATGTATACCGTATGCAGCGGTGAAAAGTCTGTTTCTGAGGTTGTTGAGTTGTGCGGCTCCAGTCAAGCAAATGTTTCGCGTCACCTCACAGCACTCCATAAAGCCGGTATTTTGCTTAGACGCAAAGAAGGCACAACTGTTTTTTACTCAATCGCAGACAACGCCACTGTAGAAATGTGTCAAACAGTGTGCGCCAAAATTGCTGAGAGTTTGCATTAA
- a CDS encoding class I SAM-dependent methyltransferase: MSFADATQFWNERFNKEEFIFGKEPNEYLVGQASQYLNPQSSVLCIADGEGRNGVWLAKQGMSVTGFDVSDIALAKAQQFAADSKVSIQYSLCDTDGFDWQPNTYDAIVGIFIQFADPEMRSRIFQQVHQSLKPGGLFILQGYTPKQLEYKTGGPSLIEHLYTEEMIRDLSRDFEILDLQCYEKELSEGARHAGMSALLGMVAKKRVN, translated from the coding sequence ATGAGTTTTGCAGATGCCACCCAGTTCTGGAATGAACGTTTTAATAAAGAAGAATTCATCTTCGGCAAAGAGCCAAATGAATATCTGGTTGGTCAAGCATCTCAATATCTAAATCCTCAATCTTCAGTTCTTTGTATTGCTGATGGTGAAGGGCGTAATGGCGTTTGGCTTGCTAAGCAGGGCATGAGTGTCACAGGCTTTGACGTTTCTGATATTGCTCTCGCCAAAGCTCAGCAGTTTGCTGCTGATAGCAAAGTCAGTATTCAATACAGTCTTTGCGATACCGATGGCTTTGATTGGCAACCCAATACTTACGATGCAATCGTAGGAATTTTTATTCAGTTTGCTGACCCTGAGATGCGTTCCAGAATTTTCCAGCAAGTTCATCAAAGTCTAAAACCAGGCGGCCTATTTATTCTTCAGGGCTATACACCCAAACAATTGGAATATAAAACAGGCGGACCATCGCTGATTGAGCATCTATATACCGAAGAAATGATTCGTGACCTCAGCCGTGATTTTGAAATCCTAGATCTTCAGTGCTACGAAAAAGAGTTATCTGAAGGCGCAAGACATGCCGGCATGTCTGCTTTGCTCGGCATGGTGGCAAAAAAACGAGTCAACTAA